A stretch of Amycolatopsis balhimycina FH 1894 DNA encodes these proteins:
- a CDS encoding RidA family protein — MERTAVNPVTWSLEMGFNQGELVSGPTRTLYCSGQTAMNGDGKPEHDGDMAAQLALSLANLEAVLGEAGMSLANLVRLNVYTTDVDLLFPHYGVLAARLGAAGVAPATTMLGVTRLAIPGQLVELEGTAVA, encoded by the coding sequence GTGGAACGAACCGCGGTCAACCCGGTGACGTGGTCGCTGGAGATGGGGTTCAACCAGGGCGAGCTCGTCTCCGGGCCCACCCGGACCCTGTACTGCTCCGGGCAGACCGCGATGAACGGCGACGGCAAGCCCGAGCACGACGGCGACATGGCGGCACAGCTGGCGCTGAGCCTCGCCAACCTGGAGGCCGTGCTCGGCGAGGCCGGCATGTCACTGGCGAACCTCGTCCGGCTGAACGTCTACACCACCGACGTCGACCTGCTGTTCCCGCACTACGGCGTGCTGGCGGCGCGGCTGGGCGCCGCCGGGGTGGCCCCGGCCACCACGATGCTCGGGGTGACCCGGCTGGCGATCCCCGGTCAGCTGGTCGAGCTCGAGGGCACCGCCGTCGCGTGA
- a CDS encoding FAD-dependent oxidoreductase, with protein MTERTSCVVIGGGPAGMVTGLLLARAGVEVTVLEKHADFLRDFRGDTVHPSTLTLLDELGLGEKFHALPHSELSAAGFPMEDGEMMKLADFTRLKVAHPYIAMVPQWDFLDLLAESARKEPTFVLRTETECTGLVREHGRVAGVTYRTVAGETGEVRADLVIAADGRWSLARREAGLVPREYDCPFDVWWFRLSRADGNGGGTLMPRMHDRRFAVPLPRPGFFQVAYLSPKGDDLRKQGIEAFRHNVTQICPEFADRVHELESMDDVKFLDVRLNLLRRWHVDGLLCIGDAAHAMSPIGGVGINLAVQDAVAAATLLAEPLRRGRPSEADLAKVRSRRLAPTLLVQGLQRLLHRTVMRAVMAGKRNGPPAPMIKLFARFPKLSYFPARLLGLGLRPEHAPAFARRPMEPAGR; from the coding sequence ATGACCGAGCGCACGAGCTGCGTCGTCATCGGTGGCGGGCCGGCCGGGATGGTCACGGGACTTCTGCTGGCCCGGGCCGGCGTCGAGGTGACGGTGCTGGAGAAGCACGCCGACTTCCTGCGTGACTTCCGCGGCGACACGGTCCACCCGTCGACGCTCACCCTGCTCGACGAGCTGGGCCTCGGCGAGAAGTTCCACGCGCTGCCGCACAGCGAGCTGAGCGCGGCGGGCTTCCCGATGGAGGACGGCGAGATGATGAAGCTCGCCGACTTCACCCGGCTGAAGGTCGCGCACCCCTACATCGCGATGGTGCCGCAGTGGGACTTCCTCGACCTGCTCGCCGAAAGCGCCCGGAAAGAGCCGACCTTCGTCCTGCGGACGGAGACCGAGTGCACCGGTCTGGTCCGCGAGCACGGCCGGGTGGCCGGTGTCACCTACCGCACGGTGGCCGGTGAGACCGGCGAAGTCCGCGCCGACCTGGTCATCGCCGCGGACGGCCGGTGGTCACTGGCACGGCGCGAAGCCGGTCTCGTACCGCGCGAGTACGACTGCCCGTTCGACGTCTGGTGGTTCCGGCTCTCGCGGGCCGACGGCAACGGAGGCGGCACGCTGATGCCGAGGATGCACGACCGCCGGTTCGCCGTGCCGCTCCCCCGGCCCGGCTTCTTCCAGGTCGCCTACCTCAGCCCGAAGGGCGACGACCTGCGCAAGCAGGGCATCGAGGCGTTCCGGCACAACGTCACGCAGATCTGCCCCGAGTTCGCCGACCGGGTGCACGAACTGGAGTCGATGGACGACGTCAAGTTCCTCGACGTGCGGCTCAACCTGCTGCGCCGGTGGCACGTCGACGGGCTGCTCTGCATCGGCGACGCGGCGCACGCGATGTCGCCGATCGGCGGGGTCGGCATCAACCTGGCGGTGCAGGACGCGGTCGCGGCGGCGACGCTGCTGGCCGAACCGCTGCGGCGGGGCCGTCCCTCGGAGGCGGACCTGGCGAAGGTGCGCTCGCGCCGGCTGGCGCCGACGCTCCTGGTGCAGGGCCTGCAGCGGCTGCTGCACCGGACCGTGATGCGCGCGGTGATGGCGGGCAAGCGCAACGGCCCGCCGGCACCGATGATCAAGCTGTTCGCGCGGTTCCCGAAGCTCTCGTACTTCCCCGCGCGGCTGCTGGGTCTCGGCCTGCGCCCCGAGCACGCGCCGGCGTTCGCCCGCCGCCCGATGGAGCCGGCGGGCCGCTGA
- a CDS encoding SAM-dependent methyltransferase, producing MTTADSEPFPPAGVDLSQPSVARIYDYFLGGDTNWEIDRQFAEQLLGKFPILRPIARSNRLFLHRLVRHLTKLGIRQFVDLGSGVPTMGHAHEVADQVAPGEVRVAYVDHEPVAVAHSRSLLRQYGDEDRHTAIHGDLRDPGRLWERIAETGVIDLDRPVALLMIAVLHIQQLPSPDSPESADLGPRLVATYRDLLAPGSYLGISHVTSEGIPDEFAGMLENIKTMYDGAGNPVIWRTRQQIRELFGDFRMIEPGLTWTPLWHPEEATVTDETPDLGEASEAIVLAGAAKKE from the coding sequence GTGACGACTGCGGACAGCGAACCATTTCCCCCGGCCGGCGTCGACCTCAGCCAGCCCAGCGTCGCCCGGATCTACGACTACTTCCTCGGCGGCGACACCAACTGGGAAATCGATCGCCAATTCGCCGAACAACTGCTCGGCAAGTTCCCGATCCTGCGCCCGATCGCCCGGTCCAACCGGCTGTTCCTCCACCGGCTCGTCCGGCACCTCACGAAACTGGGGATCCGGCAGTTCGTCGACCTCGGGTCCGGCGTGCCGACAATGGGGCACGCCCACGAGGTCGCGGACCAGGTGGCTCCCGGCGAGGTGCGCGTCGCCTACGTCGACCACGAACCGGTCGCCGTCGCGCACTCCCGCAGCCTGCTGCGCCAGTACGGCGACGAAGACCGGCACACCGCCATCCACGGGGACCTGCGCGATCCCGGGCGGCTGTGGGAAAGGATCGCGGAAACCGGCGTCATCGACCTGGACCGGCCGGTCGCGCTCCTGATGATCGCGGTGCTCCACATCCAGCAGCTGCCGTCCCCGGACAGCCCCGAATCCGCCGATCTCGGGCCCCGGCTCGTCGCGACCTACCGCGACCTGCTGGCCCCCGGTTCGTACCTGGGCATTTCGCACGTCACGAGCGAAGGAATACCGGACGAGTTCGCCGGGATGCTGGAGAACATCAAGACCATGTACGACGGGGCGGGCAACCCGGTCATCTGGCGGACGCGGCAGCAGATCCGCGAACTGTTCGGCGACTTCCGGATGATCGAGCCCGGCCTGACCTGGACACCGCTGTGGCACCCCGAAGAAGCGACGGTCACCGACGAGACACCGGATCTCGGCGAGGCGAGCGAAGCCATCGTCCTCGCCGGGGCGGCGAAGAAGGAGTAG
- a CDS encoding fumarylacetoacetate hydrolase family protein, with protein sequence MRLARIAHPGGVAFASVEGDGDDAQVLEIAEHPFGQPNFTGKRWPLADVRLLAPILPSKVIAVGRNYAKHAAEFGNEVPAAPMLFLKPSTTVVGPNAPIRRPSGVGRVDFEGELAIVIGQPVKNVPAARAASAILGYTVANDVSARDLQKSDGQWGRAKGFDTFCPLGPWIETSLDASDLTLRSEVDGELKQDGRTSDLVHKIPELVEFVSGVMTLLPGDVILTGTPEGVGPIEGGQSVSITIEGIGTLTNPVESV encoded by the coding sequence GTGCGCCTAGCCCGAATTGCTCATCCCGGTGGTGTCGCGTTCGCTTCGGTCGAAGGGGACGGTGACGACGCCCAGGTCCTGGAGATCGCCGAGCACCCGTTCGGCCAGCCCAACTTCACCGGCAAGCGGTGGCCGCTGGCCGACGTCCGGCTGCTCGCGCCGATCCTGCCGTCCAAGGTGATCGCCGTCGGCCGCAACTACGCCAAGCACGCGGCCGAGTTCGGCAACGAGGTGCCCGCCGCGCCGATGCTGTTCCTCAAGCCGTCGACCACGGTCGTCGGCCCGAACGCGCCCATCCGCCGCCCGTCCGGCGTCGGCCGCGTCGACTTCGAGGGCGAGCTCGCCATCGTCATCGGCCAGCCGGTCAAGAACGTCCCCGCGGCCCGCGCCGCGAGCGCGATCCTCGGCTACACCGTCGCCAACGACGTCAGCGCCCGCGACCTGCAGAAGTCCGACGGCCAGTGGGGCCGCGCGAAGGGCTTCGACACCTTCTGCCCGCTCGGGCCGTGGATCGAGACGTCGCTCGACGCGTCCGACCTGACGCTGAGGTCCGAAGTCGACGGCGAACTGAAGCAGGACGGCCGCACTTCGGACCTCGTCCACAAGATCCCCGAGCTCGTCGAGTTCGTCTCCGGGGTCATGACGCTGCTGCCCGGCGACGTCATCCTCACCGGCACCCCGGAGGGCGTCGGCCCGATCGAGGGCGGCCAGAGCGTCTCGATCACCATCGAAGGCATCGGCACCCTGACCAACCCGGTCGAAAGCGTCTGA
- a CDS encoding helix-turn-helix domain-containing protein, which produces MARAPSSSPDDNELRKQLGLRVRDLRRRAGLTQTALAERVTYHQSVISRLEKGYKGSSSVLEKVITALEATPAEEAELRRMNAVNERGREERDRHLIDSGAPWFRRILRCEPSATTILSWTGERLKGLLQAESYMIAQFSEHDVDDIANAVTERAARTIRAFTENPGCRYEFLISESAVERLVQCETVNKYVAVDQLKHLLALSDRNPNIDIRVVPYARRLHVNPDFTIMEFAEPEPPLGYSDLLGTLVTTDPGGLDIDHLYESWNRLRESALGTGQAREVLEKALDRCQGSP; this is translated from the coding sequence GTGGCGCGGGCGCCCTCCTCCTCACCGGACGACAACGAGCTGCGCAAGCAGCTCGGCCTCCGGGTCCGCGACCTGCGCCGCCGAGCCGGGTTGACCCAGACGGCACTGGCCGAACGGGTCACGTACCACCAGAGCGTGATCTCCCGGCTGGAGAAGGGGTACAAAGGCAGCTCGAGCGTCCTCGAAAAGGTCATCACGGCCCTCGAGGCCACGCCCGCGGAGGAAGCCGAACTCCGCCGGATGAACGCCGTCAACGAGCGCGGGCGGGAGGAACGCGACCGGCACCTGATCGACTCCGGCGCGCCGTGGTTCCGCCGGATCCTGCGGTGCGAACCGTCCGCGACCACGATCCTGAGCTGGACCGGCGAGCGCCTGAAGGGCCTCCTGCAGGCCGAGAGCTACATGATCGCGCAGTTCTCCGAACACGACGTCGACGACATCGCCAACGCGGTCACCGAGCGGGCGGCCCGCACGATCAGGGCCTTCACGGAGAATCCCGGGTGCCGGTACGAATTCCTGATCAGCGAAAGCGCGGTCGAACGGCTCGTCCAGTGCGAAACCGTGAACAAGTACGTCGCCGTCGACCAGCTCAAGCATCTGCTCGCCCTTTCCGACCGGAATCCGAACATCGACATCCGCGTGGTCCCGTACGCCCGCCGCCTGCACGTCAATCCCGATTTCACGATCATGGAGTTCGCGGAACCGGAACCGCCGCTCGGCTACAGCGATCTCCTGGGCACCCTGGTGACGACCGATCCCGGCGGATTGGACATCGATCACCTCTACGAATCCTGGAACCGCCTGCGCGAATCCGCGCTCGGCACCGGACAGGCACGCGAAGTCCTCGAAAAAGCACTCGACCGGTGCCAGGGGTCACCCTGA
- a CDS encoding HAD family hydrolase: protein MCLDIDDTLIDCTAAIRRSLHILTGRGDLWPLWDLITEEHVALVVAGELDYATMHQRRTDCFLAELGILADAEQVSSFERRRRELLDHSWQLFDDVVPCLEWLRAAGLTLAAVTNASGAHQRKKIADLGLAPFFDHVAIAGELGVAKPDPVMFHTVCLGMGCAPDQAVHVGDKLDTDAIGARDAGLGAVWLDRDGIGERAPEGVRTVAGLAELPELLVSEYATIGVPAQRSTGTPAFTVRNGVL, encoded by the coding sequence GTGTGCCTGGACATCGACGACACCTTGATCGACTGCACCGCCGCGATCCGCCGCAGCCTCCACATCCTCACCGGCCGCGGCGATCTGTGGCCGTTGTGGGACCTGATCACCGAAGAGCACGTCGCCCTGGTCGTCGCCGGTGAGCTCGACTACGCGACCATGCACCAGCGGCGCACCGACTGCTTCCTCGCCGAACTCGGCATCCTCGCCGACGCCGAGCAGGTCAGCTCCTTCGAGCGCCGCCGAAGAGAGCTGCTCGACCACTCCTGGCAACTGTTCGACGACGTCGTCCCGTGCCTGGAGTGGCTGCGCGCGGCCGGGCTGACCTTGGCCGCCGTCACGAACGCCTCGGGCGCCCACCAGCGGAAGAAGATTGCCGACCTGGGCCTGGCCCCGTTCTTCGACCACGTCGCCATCGCCGGCGAGCTGGGAGTGGCGAAACCCGACCCGGTGATGTTCCACACGGTCTGCCTGGGCATGGGCTGCGCCCCTGACCAGGCGGTTCACGTGGGGGACAAACTGGACACCGACGCGATCGGCGCCCGCGACGCCGGCCTCGGCGCGGTGTGGCTCGACCGCGACGGCATCGGCGAGCGCGCGCCCGAAGGCGTCCGCACCGTCGCCGGCCTCGCCGAGCTGCCTGAGCTGCTGGTTTCGGAGTACGCCACGATCGGGGTCCCCGCCCAGCGCAGCACGGGCACCCCCGCGTTCACCGTCCGGAACGGCGTGCTCTAG
- a CDS encoding DUF397 domain-containing protein — MDIRSYDPMAAGDAFDTTGWQRSALCGPDQGDCVELNFSRPGLVALRDTKLADGPVLVFTTAEWDSFTGGLDRGGFRRG; from the coding sequence ATGGACATCCGCAGCTACGACCCGATGGCCGCCGGGGACGCGTTCGACACGACCGGCTGGCAGCGGAGCGCACTGTGCGGCCCCGACCAGGGCGACTGCGTCGAGCTCAACTTCAGCCGGCCCGGCCTGGTCGCGCTCAGGGACACGAAGCTGGCCGACGGCCCGGTCCTCGTGTTCACCACGGCCGAGTGGGACTCCTTCACCGGCGGCCTGGACCGGGGCGGCTTCCGGCGGGGGTGA
- a CDS encoding helix-turn-helix transcriptional regulator, producing MRADRLVSLVLLLRQRGRLTADALARELEVSTRTVLRDIEALSAAGVPVYAERGRHGGFALLPGFRTELTGLNHDEALALLTAGSGRGEQVFGLGSALASAMRKVLDALPEGHRATANDAAQRFLVEPETDLLSRRAVTEELPGTTMLAVRRAVLAGHKLRIHYAATDQEPRWRTVDPIGLVTVRERTYLLATRSGEDRTYRLSRVLAAEDLPEPAERPNRVDLARIWHRRCARFLADGHLTVLVRVHPDRREDLLNTAVAVRAEEPDTGGGLRLEVTFQDSRHAEWALWQLGTDAEALAPASLRTALRDRAAAIAARYGDSPRESVARAAG from the coding sequence ATGCGCGCCGACCGGCTGGTCTCGCTGGTGCTCCTGCTGCGTCAGCGTGGCCGGCTGACCGCGGACGCCCTGGCCCGCGAGCTGGAGGTCTCCACCCGGACCGTGCTTCGCGACATCGAGGCGCTGTCCGCGGCCGGCGTCCCGGTCTACGCCGAACGCGGCAGGCACGGCGGTTTCGCGTTGCTGCCCGGGTTCCGGACCGAGCTCACCGGGCTGAACCACGACGAGGCGCTGGCCTTGCTGACCGCCGGATCCGGACGTGGCGAGCAGGTGTTCGGCCTCGGCTCGGCGCTCGCGTCGGCCATGCGCAAGGTGCTCGACGCGCTGCCCGAAGGGCACCGGGCCACCGCGAACGACGCGGCCCAGCGGTTCCTCGTCGAACCGGAGACCGACCTGCTTTCCCGCCGCGCGGTCACCGAAGAGCTGCCCGGCACGACGATGCTCGCGGTCCGGCGCGCGGTGCTCGCCGGGCACAAGCTCCGCATCCACTACGCCGCAACGGACCAGGAACCCCGCTGGCGCACGGTGGACCCGATCGGCCTGGTCACCGTCCGCGAACGGACGTACCTGCTGGCGACGAGATCCGGCGAGGACCGCACCTACCGGCTGTCGCGGGTGCTGGCCGCCGAAGACCTCCCCGAACCGGCCGAGCGGCCGAACCGGGTCGACCTGGCCCGGATCTGGCACCGGCGCTGCGCCCGGTTCCTCGCCGACGGCCACCTCACCGTGCTCGTCCGGGTGCACCCGGACCGGCGGGAGGACCTGCTGAACACCGCGGTGGCCGTCCGCGCCGAGGAACCGGACACCGGCGGCGGGCTGCGGCTGGAGGTGACGTTCCAGGATTCCCGGCACGCCGAGTGGGCACTGTGGCAGCTCGGCACGGACGCGGAAGCCCTGGCCCCGGCGTCGCTGCGGACCGCCCTGCGCGACCGCGCCGCCGCGATCGCCGCCCGCTACGGGGATTCGCCCCGGGAGTCCGTCGCCCGGGCAGCGGGCTGA